In the Chryseobacterium sp. MYb264 genome, one interval contains:
- a CDS encoding NAD-dependent epimerase/dehydratase family protein, producing MNNKEEMDSIKVILTGATGMVGEGVLLECLENPNVSEVLSVSRKPSGKKHAKLKEYIIPDFLEIDLLDENLRGYDAVFFCAGISSLGMNEEDYTKITYDTTLHFAKAVLNQNPDMVFNYVSGASTDKTESGKMMWARVKGKTENTLRKLGFRSEYNFRPGFMKPVEGQENIKWFFKPLIWIFPRILPSKSLTLHEVGKAMINAVQKGYPTSTLEIKDIKNLAI from the coding sequence ATGAATAACAAAGAAGAAATGGACTCAATCAAAGTAATTCTCACAGGAGCAACAGGAATGGTAGGTGAAGGTGTTTTATTGGAATGCCTTGAAAATCCGAATGTTTCAGAAGTTCTAAGTGTCAGCAGAAAACCTTCAGGAAAAAAACACGCTAAGCTGAAGGAATATATTATTCCGGATTTCCTGGAAATTGACCTTCTGGATGAAAACCTCAGAGGATACGATGCCGTTTTCTTCTGTGCCGGAATAAGCAGCCTTGGAATGAACGAGGAAGACTATACCAAAATTACCTATGACACCACGCTGCATTTCGCCAAAGCCGTACTCAACCAAAATCCGGATATGGTTTTCAACTATGTTTCAGGCGCGAGTACCGACAAAACGGAAAGCGGAAAAATGATGTGGGCAAGAGTAAAAGGTAAAACCGAAAATACCCTTAGAAAGCTTGGTTTCAGAAGTGAATACAATTTTCGTCCGGGGTTTATGAAACCTGTTGAAGGACAAGAAAATATAAAATGGTTCTTTAAACCACTTATTTGGATTTTTCCACGTATATTACCTTCAAAATCTTTAACTTTACACGAGGTCGGGAAAGCGATGATCAATGCCGTGCAAAAGGGCTACCCAACGTCAACTTTAGAAATTAAGGACATCAAAAATTTAGCGATATGA
- a CDS encoding Ppx/GppA phosphatase family protein, translating into MKIAAIDIGSNAARLLINEVKINNRQPEFIKLNLLRIPLRLGMDVFTLGKIGEQREKMVLDSMKIFSDLMKIYKVDHYRACATSAMRDASNGKSIIEDVKKTTGIDIEIISGDEEASLVFENHVAEGLDKEFAYLYVDVGGGSTELTFYENGKMKYEKSFNIGTIRLLNNLVTPNNWQEMKEEIRKNINSKKPIVAIGSGGNINKVFSMSKTKDGKPMSLSHLKKVYKEFDLLSVEERMTRYNLREDRADVLVHALKIYNNVMSWSEINRIFVPKISVADGLIHNIYSKLQDKK; encoded by the coding sequence ATGAAAATCGCAGCCATCGACATTGGGAGTAATGCAGCCAGATTACTTATTAATGAAGTTAAAATAAACAACAGACAACCGGAATTTATAAAGCTTAACCTTTTAAGAATCCCACTGAGGTTAGGGATGGATGTATTTACCCTTGGAAAGATCGGCGAACAGAGAGAAAAAATGGTTCTCGACTCCATGAAAATCTTCAGTGATCTCATGAAGATTTATAAAGTAGACCATTACAGAGCCTGCGCGACAAGCGCCATGCGCGACGCTTCCAATGGAAAAAGTATTATCGAAGATGTAAAGAAAACAACAGGAATTGATATTGAAATTATCTCCGGAGACGAAGAGGCTTCCCTTGTTTTTGAAAATCATGTTGCAGAAGGGCTTGACAAAGAATTCGCTTATTTATATGTAGACGTAGGCGGCGGTTCTACAGAGCTTACCTTCTATGAAAACGGCAAAATGAAATATGAAAAATCCTTCAATATTGGGACTATCCGCTTGCTGAATAACCTGGTAACCCCGAATAACTGGCAGGAAATGAAGGAGGAAATCAGAAAAAACATCAACAGTAAGAAACCGATTGTTGCCATTGGCTCCGGGGGAAACATCAATAAAGTTTTTTCAATGAGCAAAACCAAAGACGGCAAGCCAATGTCTCTTTCCCACCTTAAAAAAGTATACAAGGAATTCGACCTCCTTTCCGTAGAGGAGAGAATGACAAGGTATAACCTTCGTGAAGACCGGGCTGATGTATTGGTTCATGCCCTTAAAATTTATAATAATGTCATGTCATGGTCGGAGATTAACCGGATATTTGTTCCGAAAATTTCCGTTGCCGATGGGTTAATCCATAATATTTACAGCAAATTACAGGATAAAAAGTAA